From one Botrytis cinerea B05.10 chromosome 7, complete sequence genomic stretch:
- the Bctop1 gene encoding Bctop1 has product MSSSDDDMPLARTNGTNGNVSQGRIPKSVDRAMDKASANAKAAPVGISIRNGPVLDDPMDVDGPATNGASKRKSRSSIGNGKAVNYKVDGSGSESEEVPLAKRQRTSNKKKVADSDSDDDMPLAGRRNSKLPPKVSAGAIGESSSDDEPLTVKLSKEKASIEKHAEKEAKALRAKKAAPKKAIKKEESDSDEDVAPKRRKPNGAVPAKPTTKKANGVKKEESDSDAPLAKKAAPKKVNGKVKAEPDTKVKAKKDESEEADEVYRWWDAPKKEDDSIKWETLQHNGVVFPPEYEPLPKNVKLRYDGIPLTLSLESEEIAGFFGAMLNSTHNVENPTFQKNFFKDFTDSVKKTGGAKDKEGNKVAIKDFSKLDFKPIFEYYDGKSTERKARSAAEKKAEKALKDEAEAPYKTCIWDGRKEDVGNFRVEPPGLFRGRGEHPKTGKVKLRVTPEQITINIGKDATVPSPPEGHKWKAIQHDNKATWLAMWQENINGAYKYVMLAAKSSIKGQSDFKKFEKARELKEHIDRIRKDYTQDLKAELMADRQRATAVYLIDKFALRAGNEKDAENEAETVGCCSLKYEHVTLKPPNTVIFDFLGKDSIRFYDEVTVDPQVFKNLKIFKKAPKKNGDDIFDRLNTTQLNKHLTNYMPGLSAKVFRTYNASWTMSDLLKKLKNSDISMQEKIKLYNDCNRKVAILCNHKRTVGASHEAAIEKMDDAVKGLKYQKWRLKQMILDIDPKQKKKKGADWFALDEELDESWIQEHQAFLVAQERIKIEKKFAKENEKLVSEGQKEMKTKELNERLHAATDLEKKFKKENKTKKVEAEGKGPSVDKFEANITKIDERIANMLLKREDREGNKEVALGTSKINYIDPRLTVVFSQKFDVPIEKFFSKTLREKFAWAIDSIKDEDDWEF; this is encoded by the exons atgtcttcttctgatgatgatatgcCTTTGGCAAGAACAAACGGAACCAATGGCAATG TTTCGCAAGGCCGTATACCGAAAAGTGTCGATAGAGCCATGGACAAGGCTAGTGCAAATGCGAAGGCTGCCCCCGTTGGAATCTCGATTCGCAATGGACCTGTTTTGGACGATCCTATGGATGTAGATGGGCCTGCTACAAATGGCGCTTCGAAGCGGAAATCACGATCAAGCATTGGTAACGGAAAAGCTGTAAACTACAAGGTGGATGGTAGCGGCAGTGAAAGTGAAGAAGTGCCATTG GCCAAACGACAAAGAACATCCAATAAGAAGAAAGTCGCGGATTCCGattcagatgatgatatgcCTTTGGCTGGCAGGCGCAATTCTAAACTACCCCCCAAAGTTTCCGCCGGTGCCATTGGAGAGTCATCTTCAGATGATGAGCCGCTTACCGTCAAACTTTCCAAGGAGAAAGCTTCCATCGAAAAGCATGCCGAGAAGGAAGCAAAGGCCTTGCGAGCAAAGAAGGCAGCACCCAAAAAGGCcatcaagaaagaagaatccGATAGTGACGAAGATGTTGCACCCAAAAGGCGGAAGCCCAATGGTGCTGTTCCTGCGAAACCAACCACGAAAAAAGCCAATGGCGTAAAGAAAGAGGAATCTGATTCCGATGCGCCTCTTGCAAAGAAGGCTGCTCCAAAGAAAGTAAACGGCAAAGTAAAGGCGGAACCAGATACAAAGGTCAAGGCCAAGAAGGATGAAAGCGAAGAAGCAGATGAGGTTTATCGTTGGTGGGACGCACCCAAGAAGGAGGATGACAGTATCAAATGGGAGACGTTGCAACACAATGGAGTTGTCTTTCCTCCAGAATACGAGCCACTCCCAAAGAACGTCAAATTGAGGTATGATGGGATTCCACTCACTTTGTCTCTAGAATCGGAAGAAATCGCAGGCTTTTTTGGTGCTATGTTGAATTCGACCCACAACGTCGAAAATCCAACTTTCCAGAAGAACTTTTTCAAGGATTTCACCGATTCTGTTAAAAAGACTGGAGGGGCCAAGGATAAGGAGGGAAACAAAGTTGCTATCAAGGATTTTAGTAAGCTTGATTTCAAGCCAATTTTCGAGTATTATGATGGCAAGAGTACCGAAAGAAAGGCTCGATCTGCAGCTGAGAAGAAGGCCGAGAAAGCGCTCAAAGATGAGGCCGAAGCACCATATAAGACTTGCATTTGGGATGGACGCAAGGAAGATGTGGGAAATTTCCGTGTCGAACCTCCTGGACTATTTCGTGGCCGTGGTGAGCATCCAAAGACTGGTAAAGTCAAGCTCAGAGTTACTCCCGAGCAAATCACTATCAACATCGGCAAAGACGCCACtgttccttctcctcctgaGGGTCATAAGTGGAAAGCTATTCAACATGACAACAAGGCTACCTGGCTTGCTATGTGGCAGGAAAACATCAACGGTGCGTACAAGTATGTTATGCTTGCAGCGAAGAGTAGTATCAAGGGCCAAAGCGATTTTAAGAAGTTTGAAAAAGCTCGTGAATTGAAGGAGCACATTGATCGAATCCGAAAAGATTACACGCAAGATCTTAAGGCTGAACTCATGGCCGATCGACAACGAGCCACTGCAGTTTATCTCATTGACAAGTTTGCCTTGCGTGCTGGTAATGAAAAGGACGCGGAGAATGAAGCCGAAACTGTTGGATGTTGTTCTTTGAAATATGAGCACGTCACTTTGAAGCCCCCAAATACCGTCATTTTTGACTTTTTGGGAAAGGATAGTATTCGTTTTTACGATGAGGTAACAGTTGACCCTCAAGtcttcaaaaatttgaagattttcaagAAGGCTCCAAAGAAGAATGGCGATGACATTTTTGATCGTCTCAAC ACTACGCAATTGAACAAACACTTGACAAATTATATGCCAGGTCTGAGTGCTAAGGTCTTCCGTACTTACAACGCCTCTTGGACCATGTCGGATCTTCTCAAGAAACTCAAGAATAGTGACATTTCTATGCAAGAGAAGATCAAGCTATATAATGATTGCAATCGCAAAGTCGCCATTCTCTGCAATCACAAACGGACAGTCGGTGCTAGTCATGAAGCTGCAATcgagaagatggatgatgcaGTAAAGGGTCTCAAATATCAGAAATGGCGCCTAAAGCAAATGATTCTCGACATTGATCcaaaacagaagaagaagaagggtgcCGATTGGTTCGCTCTGGATGAAGAGCTTGACGAATCTTGGATTCAAGAGCACCAAGCCTTCCTCGTTGCTCAAGAGCGTAtcaagattgaaaagaagtTTGCAAAAGAGAACGAGAAACTCGTATCCGAGGgtcaaaaagaaatgaagacCAAAGAACTCAACGAACGTCTCCACGCCGCTACAGATTTAGAGAAGAAGTTTAAAAAAGAGAACAAGACGAAGAAGGTCGAGGCTGAAGGTAAAGGACCTAGCGTCGATAAGTTCGAGGCCAACATCACGAAGATAGACGAAAGAATCGCCAACATGCTTCTCAAGCGTGAAGACCGAGAGGGTAACAAGGAGGTTGCGCTCGGTACCAGTAAAATT AATTACATCGACCCACGTCTCACTGTTGTCTTCTCCCAGAAGTTTGATGTACCGATCGAGAAGTTCTTCTCCAAGACTCTCCGTGAAAAGTTCGCCTGGGCCATTGACTCTATTAAGGATGAGGACGACTGGGAATTTTAA
- the Bccoq6 gene encoding Bccoq6 — protein MKPSNSSLRKLNPYVCKACTRRIRSFATTASLSGATSTSIPNKRPDVYDVVCVGGGPAGLSLVAALRANPLTRNLRLALIEPQSLSKSLNWKPKDGEYSNRCSSLTPKSVRFLKDIGVWEEVEGTRVQGYGGMQVWDGVSGGRIGFDVEIGGRGEEVVEGEGKVVAYMNENANLVRGLLRRIEGLGGVDILEGKVADIGLGQETEEGDFSGWPIVKVEGQEKSLAARLLVGADGQNSPVRKFAGIESRGWDYGRVGVVATLELEAQHEVGKIAYQRFLPTGPVAMLPLPGNYATLVWSTTPENAAVLKGLSAKDFIAMVNAAFRLSTVDLKYMHTQSSGQAEEVSWRLQHTPISGTVPAPVTGVQENSIASFPLKMRHADTYIGERIALIGDAAHTIHPLAGQGLNQGQGDVEGLVKGIGYAMDHGMDIGVRMSLESYNAERYMQNHVLLGVVDKLHKLYSVESGPVVWGRTLGLRAVDAMGPLKKFLMGQASGTGRKIL, from the exons ATGAAGCCTTCGAATTCCTCGCTCAGAAAACTTAATCCGTATGTGTGTAAAGCGTGCACGAGACGTATAAGAAGTTTTGCCACAACGGCTTCTCTTTCGGGTGCGACTTCGACTTCGATTCCGAATAAGCGTCCGGATGTTTATGATGTAGTGTGTGTGGGAGGGGGACCGGCGGGATTGAGTTTGGTTGCTGCTTTGC GCGCAAACCCCCTCACTCGTAATCTGCGGCTCGCGCTCATCGAACCGCAATCGCTATCTAAATCGCTAAATTGGAAACCGAAGGATGGGGAGTATTCGAATCGATGTAGTAGTTTGACGCCGAAGAGTGTGAGGTTTCTTAAGGATATAGGGGTGtgggaggaggtggaggggaCGAGGGTACAAGGATATGGGGGAATGCAGGTTTGGGATGGGGTTAGTGGGGGGAGAATTGGGTTCGATGTTGAgattggggggaggggggaggaggttgtggagggagagggaaaggtGGTGGCGTATATGAATGAGAATGCGAATTTGGTGAGGGGGTTGTTGAGGAGGATAGAGGGGTTAGGAGGGGTAGATATTTTGGAGGGGAAAGTTGCGGATATTGGGTTGGGACAGGAGACAGAAGAGGGAGATTTCTCTGGCTGGCCAATTGTGAAGGTCGAAGGACAGGAGAAAAGTCTCGCAGCGAGATTACTAGTCGGCGCTGATGGACAAAACTCCCCCGTAAGGAAATTCGCAGGCATAGAAAGTCGAGGGTGGGATTATGGTCGTGTGGGCGTAGTAGCGACTTTAGAGCTGGAAGCTCAGCATGAAGTGGGCAAGATTGCATATCAAAGATTCTTACCTACAGGACCAGTCGCCATGTTACCTCTCCCAGGAAACTACGCAACGCTAGTTTGGAGCACCACTCCGGAGAACGCAGCTGTTCTGAAAGGATTAAGCGCGAAAGACTTCATCGCTATGGTGAATGCGGCGTTCAGGTTAAGCACGGTGGATTTGAAATACATGCACACTCAGTCGTCGGGCCAAGCAGAGGAAGTATCATGGCGTCTCCAACACACACCTATTTCCGGCACTGTCCCCGCTCCCGTCACTGGCGTCCAGGAAAATAGCATCgcttcctttcctctcaaaATGCGCCACGCAGATACATATATTGGGGAGCGCATCGCATTGATAGGAGACGCGGCACATACTATTCATCCGTTAGCGGGCCAGGGACTCAATCAAGGACAGGGAGATGTCGAGGGTTTGGTCAAGGGAATCGGGTATGCGATGGATCACGGGATGGATATTGGGGTGCGCATGAGTTTGGAATCGTATAATGCGGAGAGGTATATGCAAAATCATGTGTTATTGGGAGTGGTGGATAAATTGCACAAGTTGTATAGTGTGGAGAGTGGACCAGTGGTTTGGGGAAGGACGTTGGGTTTGAGAGCTGTGGATGCCATGGGACcgttgaagaaattcttgatGGGTCAGGCTTCAGGGACGGGGAGAAAGATTTTGTAG